The proteins below are encoded in one region of Arenibacter algicola:
- a CDS encoding OmpP1/FadL family transporter produces the protein MNKLPLFALFLTFLSAIPVLSQSEGLTSSPYSLYGLGVINQTSIGRTNGMGYSGIGLKSDTEINNLNPANFALTPQNSFFYDVGIRGKHNSYSNRINDEAKTTFNFSNLALAFRIMDRLGAGIALVPYTDVGYTLVGVKTNIEGSEESFESNVNGLGGMSDFKFSLGYGITDNLRFGASFSLLFGKIEEEESFQVYGSALVSTEDTNYSGARVGLGLQYDLTNKITIGSTVQLPTSLKGSVRRSVIKSLDGVEIDVEEDESDTVADFNMPLELGVGLSTNFLKSFTLNADYKKNYWSDTGQTENIGTYVDQDIYAVGLEFVKNAASYKFNQRIRYRTGFNYDTGYLSINDEKINGYNFTAGIGLPIGRGNNSMLNLSYSYGSSGQIENILVKENYHVLTLNLSLEDLWFKKRKTD, from the coding sequence ATGAATAAATTACCTTTATTTGCCCTATTTCTAACGTTTTTATCCGCAATTCCTGTTTTGAGCCAATCCGAGGGGCTCACAAGTTCACCTTATTCCCTATATGGTCTCGGTGTAATAAACCAGACCAGTATTGGCCGCACCAATGGCATGGGATATTCCGGAATAGGGTTGAAATCCGACACAGAAATAAATAATTTGAATCCTGCCAATTTTGCCTTGACACCCCAGAATTCATTTTTTTATGATGTCGGGATAAGGGGAAAGCATAACAGTTATAGCAATAGGATAAATGATGAGGCAAAAACTACGTTCAATTTTTCAAATTTGGCCCTTGCCTTCAGGATAATGGACAGACTAGGAGCGGGAATAGCCCTAGTTCCATATACCGACGTTGGGTATACCCTGGTTGGGGTAAAAACCAATATTGAGGGATCTGAAGAATCCTTTGAAAGTAACGTAAACGGTCTTGGAGGAATGAGCGATTTTAAGTTCAGCCTAGGATATGGAATTACTGATAATTTGAGGTTTGGAGCCAGTTTCTCCTTGTTATTTGGGAAGATTGAGGAGGAAGAATCCTTTCAGGTTTACGGCAGTGCCCTGGTCTCTACGGAGGATACCAATTACAGTGGCGCGCGTGTAGGTCTTGGACTGCAATATGACCTAACAAATAAAATCACTATTGGAAGTACGGTCCAACTTCCAACCAGTCTAAAGGGTAGTGTAAGGCGATCTGTAATTAAAAGTCTTGATGGGGTTGAAATAGACGTGGAAGAGGATGAAAGTGATACTGTTGCCGATTTTAATATGCCATTGGAACTGGGGGTGGGTTTAAGTACCAATTTTCTAAAATCCTTTACCCTAAACGCCGATTATAAAAAGAATTACTGGAGTGATACAGGACAGACCGAGAATATAGGGACATACGTTGATCAGGATATCTATGCGGTGGGTTTGGAATTCGTAAAAAATGCTGCCAGTTATAAATTTAACCAGCGTATTCGATATAGGACTGGTTTCAATTACGACACTGGGTATTTGTCCATCAACGATGAAAAAATAAATGGCTATAATTTTACCGCCGGTATTGGTTTGCCTATTGGCCGGGGTAATAATTCCATGCTCAATTTATCCTATTCCTATGGGTCCAGCGGACAAATAGAAAATATACTCGTCAAGGAAAATTACCATGTACTTACCCTTAATTTAAGCTTGGAAGACTTGTGGTTTAAGAAGCGAAAAACCGATTAA
- a CDS encoding IS110 family RNA-guided transposase: MKKIRTHAAGIDIGAKKVYVSIEDLPVKSFDTFTQDLEALGVYLVAHGIETVAMEATGVYWVILYDILVSQGLDVWLVDGAGTKQVPGRKTDVKDCQWIQQLHSYGLLNKCFVPDIRVQELRAYQRLREDHIRSGAMHIGHMQKALILMNIRLKEVISQIHGTSGMRIVRAILSGERNAEKLALLCDQRILKTKKEWVIRSLKGHYSEAALFELGQAVACYDFYGEQIAMCDIKLEEVLKKMDLDGTPKPRSKGTRKAIRHNRPDIENMGGHLLGIFEGKDATVLPGITDYNWMQLLSEVGTDLGKWKSEKHFTSWLGLAPKQHNSGKMKRNYKPKGVPRAGLIFKQAAVGLLNSKHIALGAFGRKIRAKKGGLVAIKAVARKLAELYWKLFVKGLEYVENGIQKYQEKMLLNKQRAVTRMAQELGLGITPLKIQSAD; encoded by the coding sequence ATGAAAAAGATCAGAACCCATGCTGCAGGTATCGACATTGGGGCAAAAAAAGTGTATGTGAGTATCGAGGACCTGCCTGTAAAAAGCTTCGATACCTTTACCCAGGACCTGGAGGCTCTGGGCGTTTATCTGGTGGCCCATGGCATAGAAACTGTGGCCATGGAGGCTACGGGCGTCTATTGGGTCATTTTGTACGATATACTGGTGTCCCAAGGTCTGGATGTTTGGCTGGTCGATGGAGCGGGCACCAAACAGGTTCCCGGCAGAAAGACCGACGTAAAGGATTGCCAATGGATACAGCAATTACATAGTTATGGGCTGCTGAACAAATGTTTCGTGCCCGATATCCGGGTACAGGAACTGCGAGCCTATCAACGCCTTCGCGAGGACCACATCCGTAGTGGTGCGATGCACATCGGCCATATGCAAAAGGCATTGATACTGATGAATATCCGGCTGAAGGAAGTAATAAGCCAGATCCACGGGACAAGTGGGATGCGGATTGTCCGCGCTATCCTATCAGGCGAAAGGAATGCCGAAAAACTGGCATTGCTATGTGATCAAAGGATACTTAAAACAAAAAAGGAATGGGTGATAAGATCATTAAAGGGGCATTATTCGGAAGCCGCATTGTTCGAACTGGGCCAAGCCGTGGCCTGTTATGATTTCTATGGGGAACAAATTGCCATGTGCGACATAAAGCTGGAAGAGGTGTTGAAGAAGATGGACCTGGACGGTACACCAAAGCCAAGGTCCAAGGGAACAAGAAAAGCAATCCGTCACAATAGACCGGATATAGAGAATATGGGAGGACACTTGTTGGGGATCTTTGAGGGAAAGGATGCTACCGTCCTGCCCGGAATTACGGATTATAACTGGATGCAACTGCTGTCGGAGGTGGGCACCGATCTTGGGAAATGGAAATCGGAAAAACATTTCACCTCTTGGTTGGGACTTGCCCCAAAACAACACAATTCGGGAAAAATGAAACGCAATTACAAACCCAAGGGAGTCCCAAGGGCAGGTCTGATCTTCAAACAGGCAGCAGTAGGCCTGCTCAACAGCAAGCACATTGCATTGGGCGCTTTCGGCAGAAAGATACGGGCCAAAAAGGGAGGATTGGTGGCCATAAAGGCAGTGGCCAGGAAATTGGCCGAACTGTACTGGAAATTGTTTGTAAAGGGACTGGAGTATGTGGAGAACGGTATCCAAAAATACCAAGAGAAAATGCTCTTGAACAAACAAAGGGCGGTAACAAGAATGGCACAAGAACTAGGGTTGGGGATAACTCCATTGAAAATACAAAGTGCTGATTAA
- a CDS encoding LytTR family DNA-binding domain-containing protein, which yields MKQGKLLINQYKLYEEEVKNNITPSITESYIQLPYAIVNILIAKNNCEASQKEEERVKAILTLMNLKGLEEELPKDKFMRVHRSFIVSLQAIDVIERSQIIIGNQRITVSENYKPHFFDYIAKNSLD from the coding sequence ATGAAACAGGGAAAGCTGCTAATAAATCAATATAAGCTATATGAGGAAGAGGTCAAGAACAATATAACTCCGAGCATTACAGAAAGTTATATACAATTGCCATATGCCATAGTGAATATATTGATTGCCAAAAACAACTGTGAAGCCTCCCAAAAGGAAGAAGAGAGGGTCAAGGCCATCCTAACCTTAATGAACCTCAAAGGCTTGGAGGAGGAACTTCCAAAAGATAAATTTATGCGCGTACATCGCTCTTTTATAGTTTCCTTACAGGCCATAGATGTTATAGAACGCAGTCAGATCATAATCGGAAACCAGCGTATTACGGTTTCGGAAAATTATAAACCTCATTTTTTTGACTACATTGCCAAAAATAGCCTGGATTGA
- a CDS encoding 2-dehydro-3-deoxygalactonokinase, producing MGLPEKFISCDWGTSNFRLRLVETHSLKILSETRSDLGIKKCYQLYKQQKELSQQAFFSNYLLAQLEKLDLQAVGKPYLVSSGMLSSSIGMQELEYCKLPIAFSGEDLISNWIPMGKDLDLLLISGARTNSDVMRGEEIQAIGLSDYLPKSGRGILLLPGTHSKHIQFNDGQFMDFTTYMTGELFEVIGKQSILSASLEEVPWSPLFKDIFLKGVKKGVDNQQMASLFSIRANSLIHKSSSSENYYFLSGLLIGAELSHLKDSKETVYLAVTGIQNELYQLALRSFLEEARIVCFEPQIIETALLVGQRKILEAHVK from the coding sequence ATGGGGCTACCCGAAAAGTTTATCAGTTGCGATTGGGGCACCTCCAATTTTAGACTCCGTTTGGTGGAAACACATTCCTTAAAGATCCTTTCGGAAACTAGGAGCGACTTGGGGATTAAAAAATGTTATCAGTTATACAAACAGCAAAAGGAGCTATCCCAGCAAGCCTTTTTTTCCAATTATTTGTTGGCACAGTTGGAGAAGTTGGATTTGCAGGCAGTTGGAAAGCCTTATTTGGTGTCTTCAGGAATGCTGTCTTCTTCCATAGGCATGCAGGAATTGGAGTATTGCAAATTGCCCATTGCATTTTCTGGGGAAGATCTGATTAGTAATTGGATTCCTATGGGTAAGGATTTGGACCTCCTTTTAATTTCAGGGGCTAGAACCAATAGTGATGTAATGCGGGGGGAGGAAATCCAGGCCATAGGGCTTTCGGATTACCTACCTAAGAGTGGAAGGGGGATACTTTTGTTGCCCGGAACACATAGTAAACACATCCAATTTAACGATGGGCAATTTATGGATTTCACTACCTATATGACCGGGGAATTATTTGAGGTTATTGGGAAGCAAAGCATTTTGTCCGCCTCCCTGGAGGAAGTGCCATGGAGCCCATTATTTAAGGATATTTTTTTGAAAGGTGTTAAAAAAGGAGTGGACAACCAACAGATGGCATCCCTTTTTTCCATTAGGGCAAATAGTTTGATACATAAATCCTCCAGTTCTGAAAACTATTATTTTCTATCCGGATTGCTGATCGGAGCTGAGTTGTCCCATTTGAAAGATAGCAAGGAAACGGTATACCTTGCGGTAACTGGTATACAAAACGAATTGTACCAATTGGCTTTGAGATCGTTTCTGGAGGAGGCCCGAATAGTTTGTTTTGAGCCGCAGATTATAGAAACGGCCCTATTGGTTGGCCAGCGAAAAATTTTGGAAGCACATGTTAAATAA
- a CDS encoding bifunctional 4-hydroxy-2-oxoglutarate aldolase/2-dehydro-3-deoxy-phosphogluconate aldolase, producing the protein MLNKESFSWELYNRAPIVGIVRGVSMDVMRDIAKAYLRAGLHTIEITMNTPGAAQMIFMLRNEFQQLNVGAGTVCNLQDYEMAVAAGAQFIVTPIIDEVVIKTAVAQEIPIFPGAYSPTEIYKAWSLGASAVKIFPASQLGVQYIKDIAAPLNDIKVLPTGGVSLENIKSFFEAGVVGVGMGSSLFDKKLIEDRDFDGLTEHFIKIKAEIGR; encoded by the coding sequence ATGTTAAATAAAGAATCATTTTCTTGGGAGCTCTACAATAGGGCCCCCATCGTGGGTATTGTAAGAGGAGTGTCAATGGACGTTATGCGGGATATTGCCAAGGCGTATCTACGGGCAGGCCTGCACACCATAGAAATAACCATGAATACTCCCGGAGCTGCCCAAATGATATTCATGTTGCGAAACGAATTTCAACAGCTCAATGTGGGTGCTGGTACGGTCTGCAATCTGCAGGATTATGAAATGGCCGTTGCTGCCGGAGCCCAGTTTATTGTGACCCCGATCATTGATGAGGTCGTTATTAAAACTGCCGTAGCCCAAGAGATACCCATTTTTCCAGGAGCTTACTCTCCTACGGAAATATATAAGGCATGGAGTTTAGGGGCATCGGCCGTAAAAATATTCCCGGCCTCCCAGCTTGGGGTTCAATATATAAAGGACATTGCGGCTCCACTTAACGATATTAAAGTTTTACCTACTGGTGGGGTTTCTTTGGAAAATATCAAATCCTTTTTTGAGGCCGGTGTTGTGGGGGTAGGCATGGGCAGTTCGCTCTTTGATAAAAAGCTTATTGAAGATAGGGATTTTGACGGGCTAACCGAGCATTTTATCAAGATAAAGGCTGAAATTGGGCGCTAG
- a CDS encoding T9SS type B sorting domain-containing protein, which yields MRKQLLYLSIALSGILSHAQLECPTMISPPNGSLNISSPTIISWSETPSASGYLLTLGSSPTADDILSKTIYMVNYSEEIIFPNNATIYVTITPFNDMEIASGCPKWSFSTPQECDFYINPKKDISVCYTENVGTNEIFVDFASIERELIGAQEDLLLTYYDLIGNAIDLNQLLPNPNSSPYTLLVKASDTNGCLKETIFSLRLVKPPIVEVLEDITVCESFALPVHSTNNRYFTGPNGTGSELQAGSRVTNSQLIYILNQVGSCMEQSSFRINIDPLVCAGQASAKQYPKFFTPNGDGINDFWQLNRSILNITEKSPVFIYDRYGKLARMLEFDSQGWDGSYEGSPMPSSDYWFFVNLGNNKSLSGHFSLKR from the coding sequence ATGCGAAAACAACTGCTTTACTTATCCATAGCCTTAAGTGGAATACTCTCCCATGCACAGTTGGAATGCCCAACAATGATAAGTCCCCCCAACGGTTCCCTAAACATTAGTTCCCCTACAATTATTTCGTGGTCGGAAACCCCTTCTGCATCGGGCTACCTTTTAACTCTAGGAAGCTCCCCTACTGCTGATGATATCCTGAGCAAAACAATATATATGGTAAATTATAGCGAAGAAATCATTTTTCCAAACAATGCTACTATCTATGTCACCATTACTCCTTTCAACGATATGGAAATTGCCAGCGGCTGCCCAAAGTGGTCCTTTAGCACCCCTCAGGAATGTGACTTTTATATAAATCCAAAAAAGGATATATCGGTATGTTATACCGAAAACGTAGGGACCAATGAAATTTTTGTAGATTTTGCTAGTATTGAACGGGAACTTATAGGTGCACAGGAAGATCTTTTGTTAACCTATTATGATTTGATAGGTAATGCCATTGATCTCAACCAACTTTTGCCAAACCCAAACTCGAGCCCATATACCCTTCTGGTTAAAGCTTCGGATACCAATGGCTGCTTAAAAGAGACAATATTTAGCCTTAGGTTGGTAAAGCCTCCAATAGTTGAAGTACTGGAGGACATTACCGTTTGTGAAAGTTTTGCGCTACCAGTACATAGTACCAACAACCGTTATTTTACCGGACCCAACGGCACAGGCAGCGAACTCCAAGCTGGCAGTAGAGTTACCAACAGTCAGCTCATTTATATTTTAAACCAGGTTGGTTCCTGCATGGAACAATCCAGTTTTAGAATTAACATTGACCCTTTAGTTTGTGCTGGACAGGCCAGCGCAAAGCAATACCCAAAATTCTTCACGCCTAATGGAGATGGCATTAATGACTTTTGGCAACTTAATAGGTCCATATTAAATATTACGGAAAAGTCACCAGTATTTATTTATGACCGCTATGGAAAATTAGCACGAATGTTGGAATTTGACAGCCAGGGCTGGGACGGCAGCTACGAAGGATCACCAATGCCCTCATCGGATTATTGGTTCTTTGTGAATTTGGGCAACAATAAGTCCTTAAGCGGACACTTCAGCTTAAAACGATAA
- a CDS encoding lactonase family protein gives MLRLPLQQNSGFIALLLGMSILIGCKSNSKKAEISETDFEKIENSEGKIQKLLVGSFAEGDDQGIYQLDFNTETGLLSNSHRVAIESKPGYLYLSKNGDMVYSSNGTKPGSVSAFQWNEEKTALERVANLPSIGDGACYVGASPEEHLVAAANYSSGNIVLYPLDDKGVILEEPQGIQHTGSGPHPNQKSAHAHCVQFSQNGKFLYAVDLGIDQILTYPINSENKLGKAEVGLQLDPGDGPRHLVFHPTQNMVFIINELSSTVVSATLDEETGVFTKIDKKSTLPDDYQEPNACADIHISNDGRFLYASNRGHNSIAVYSVSESGDLKLLNIEPVQGDWPRNFALSPDGNFLLVANQKSDNITVFEVDRQTGLLKYTGNQISLPQPVCLKF, from the coding sequence ATGTTAAGACTTCCATTGCAACAGAATTCTGGATTCATAGCCCTATTATTGGGGATGTCTATTTTAATCGGATGTAAATCGAACTCCAAAAAGGCGGAAATATCCGAGACGGATTTTGAAAAAATAGAGAATTCCGAAGGAAAAATTCAAAAACTCTTGGTAGGAAGTTTTGCCGAAGGGGATGACCAGGGTATTTACCAGCTCGACTTCAATACTGAAACCGGGCTGCTTTCCAATAGCCATCGTGTGGCAATAGAAAGCAAGCCAGGTTATCTTTACCTTTCAAAGAATGGTGACATGGTCTATTCCTCCAATGGAACCAAACCGGGTAGTGTATCGGCATTCCAATGGAACGAAGAAAAAACGGCTTTGGAGAGAGTGGCCAATCTACCCAGTATAGGGGATGGAGCCTGTTATGTTGGGGCAAGTCCCGAGGAACACCTTGTTGCAGCGGCAAATTATAGTTCGGGAAATATCGTTTTATATCCGCTTGATGACAAGGGGGTTATACTAGAGGAACCACAAGGGATACAACATACGGGAAGTGGTCCGCATCCCAACCAAAAATCGGCCCATGCACATTGTGTACAATTTTCCCAAAACGGAAAATTTTTATATGCTGTAGATTTGGGTATAGATCAGATTTTGACGTATCCAATTAATTCTGAAAATAAATTGGGCAAAGCCGAGGTGGGTCTACAATTGGATCCCGGCGACGGTCCAAGACATCTCGTCTTCCATCCCACTCAGAACATGGTTTTTATTATAAATGAACTGTCCAGTACCGTTGTATCGGCCACCTTGGATGAAGAGACCGGAGTTTTTACAAAAATCGATAAAAAGAGTACCCTCCCGGATGATTACCAGGAACCGAATGCCTGTGCCGATATTCATATTAGTAATGATGGCCGGTTCCTATATGCTTCCAACAGGGGCCATAATAGCATAGCTGTTTATTCGGTATCTGAAAGCGGAGATTTAAAATTGCTTAACATAGAACCTGTTCAGGGAGATTGGCCGAGGAATTTTGCGTTATCACCAGATGGAAATTTTCTTTTGGTAGCCAACCAGAAATCTGATAATATCACTGTTTTTGAAGTAGATAGGCAAACCGGACTACTAAAGTATACTGGAAACCAAATAAGCCTTCCGCAACCAGTTTGT